One Ilumatobacter fluminis genomic window, GCGTGGTCATGGGGGCCTTCATGGGCTTCTCGCTCGTGTTCGCCATCAACCGCTTCTCGTCGGCCGACATCGGGGTCGACTTCGCTCCGCTGCAGCTGGTGATCGTGCTCGTCGCCGGCGTGATCCTCGGGTACTTGGCGGCGCTGATCCCGGCGTCACGGTCGACCAAGCCCGAGGTACTCGATGCGATCCAGGTCACCTGACGGGCAGGCTCGGACGGGGTCCGGGCGCCGACTACGTTGAGCCCAGGGGATGGCCACGGAACCGACGACCGATCAGCCCGCCGACGGGCCGGCTGCCGCGACGGGGTCGATGACCGCGCTCGGCACGATCGCCCAGTGGGTCGACTCGGTGCTGCCGGCCGAACCGACCGCCGACGCTCGCGACGCGATCGACGAGTTGATCCCGACAGGCGACGGACAGCGCGAGTACGTGTTCCGCTTCAGCGCACTGATCTGCTTGAGCGCGTGGATCGCCTCGTTCGGGCTGCTCGCCGACTCAGGAGCGGTGGTGATCGGCGCAATGCTCGTCGCGCCGCTCATGACGCCGATCATGGGCGCCGCCGCAGCGGTCGTCACCGCCGACAACCGTCGTCTGCTCCGGGCGATGATCATCATCGCCCTCGGCACCACGCTCGCGATCGCCGTCGGATGGGCGACGAGCCTGATCGCCGGCGGCAGCGTGATCGACGTTCGGGCGCTGCCCGGCGAGATCCGGGGCCGAACGTTCCCGGGCCTGCTCGACCTCGGCGTGGCGATCTCGGCCGGCGCCGCAGCGGGGTACATCCAGCCCAGACGTTCGGCGATCGCTGCGCTGCCGGGCGTCGGCATCGCCGTGGCGTTGGTGCCGCCGCTGGCGACGGTCGGGATCACGGCCGAGCTCGGGCTCGGCGAGGAATCGCGCAACGCGTTCCTGCTGTATCTCACGAACCTGGCGGCGATCATCTTCGCGGCCGGGCTCGTGCTGCTGCTCAGCGGGTTCCGGCCACATCAGCGTCACGGCCGCGGCGCCCTCCGCAAGCGGCTGTTCGTGACGACGCTGGCCGTGCTCGTGGTCGCCATCCCGCTGTTCCGCCACACGCGGTCGGTCATCCGCGACCTGCGTCTCGAGAGCGCCGTCGTCCAATCGGTCGAGGTGTGGGATCCCGACGCCCGCATCGTCGAGATCCGCGCCGACATCGCCGGTGACGAGGCGGACATCGAGTTGGTGATCGTGAGTCAGGGCGAAGCCGAACCGGCCTGGGCGCTCGCCGAGCTGATCCGAGACCGCTTCGATGGACCGGTCGCGTTGTCGGTGCTGTACCAAGGCGACGAACACTTCGTGGTGAACGCTCGATGACGCGACGCGGACGACGCTGGACCCTGCTCGTCGTTGCGCTGACGGCCTCGACGCTCCTGCTGTGGCAGTGCACGTCGGCGTTCGATGCCGAACCGGACACGGAGGCCATCGGCGTGTTCGGTCCGTGGCTGAACGAGGACGCCGACGCGTTCGCGGCGGTGCTCACCGACTTCACCGAACGCACCGGGATCGACGTGAACTACACCGGCAGCAGCGATTTCGACAGCGACCTGCGGCAACGGGTGACTCGCGGCCTCGACATGCCGGACGTGGCGGTGATCCCCCAGCCCGGTCTGATCGCCGAGCTGTTCGTTCGCGGCCAGATCGTGCCGCTGTCCGAACCGACGATCGTCGAGATCGTCGAGAACTACCCGTTCTCGACGGAGGAGATCTCCGTCGACGGCACAGCGTTCCTGGCCCCCTACCGGACGAACGTGAAGTCGCTGGTGTGGTATCGGCCCGACGTGTTCGCGGACAACGGCTGGACGGTCCCCGACACGCTCGACGGGCTCCACGAGCTGGTCGACGAGATCCAGACGACCGACATCGCACCGTGGTGCTTCTCGATCGAGTCGGGCGCGAGCACGGGCTGGGCCGTGTCCGACTGGATCGAGGATCTGCTGCTGCGTCGTGCGGGCCCCGACGTGTACGAGCAGTGGATGCTGTCGCAGCTGCCCTTCACCGACGACGCCGTCGCCGCCGCCGTCGACGAGTTCGACGACCTCGTGCTCGCTCCCGGACGAACCGTCGGAGGCGCCCAGCGGGTGTTGGGCGAATCGGTCGAGGACGCGTCCGGACCCATGTTCGACACCGAACCGGGGTGTGCCCTGTACCGGCAGGCCAACTTCGCGACCGCCTGGTTCCCCGACGACGTCGTCGCCGGTGACCAGGTCGACTTCTTCGTGTTGCCCGGCGTCGAGGGGGATCCTCCGCTGCTGCGTGGTGGCGGCGGCCTCATCCAGTTCAGCGACCGTGCCGAGGTGAACGACCTGATGACCTTCCTGGCCAGCGTCGACGGAGCCCGGGCGTGGCTCGAACGAGGCGGCTACCTGAGCGGACGCGACACGCTCACGGTCGACGACCATGCCGAAGAAGACCGTCCGTTCGCACAGCTCCTGCTCGACGCAGAGGTGCAACGCTTCGACGCGTCCGACACCTTTCAGTCGGAGCTGCGCGACACCTGGCTCTCGTCGCTCACGGCGCTGATCACCGAAACGGGCCGCCTCGACGGCATCGCCGGGTTGGACGACCTGCTGGTCGAGGTCGACGAGGTGCGCCGGGAGGTCGTCGATCAGGTGGCGATCGCAGCCGCTGCACGGGCCGACGAGCTCGAAACGGGTTCGGGTACCGACACGGCTACCACGAACACGGACACCACGGACAACACGGAGGAGGAAGCACCATGAGTCACGAATTCGACGACGGGCACACCATCGGCGACCTCGGCACACCGGCGGGGGCGAAGCACTACGACGCCGACGGTCATCTGAAGCGCCACTACTACGAGAAGGAGCTGCGGCGTCTCCAGACCGAGCTCGTGAAGCTGCAGTACTGGGTGCAACACGCCGGCCTCCGTGTGCTCATCATCTTCGAAGGGCGCGGCTCGGCCGGCAAGGGCGGTGTGATCAAACGGATCAACGAACGCACGAGCCCGCGCATCGTCCGCACGGTGGCACTCCCCAAGCCGACCGAACGGGAACAGACGCAGTGGTACTTCCAGCGATACGTGCCGCACCTGCCGTCGGGCGGCGAGATCGTCCTGTTCGATCGGAGCTGGTACAACCGCTCGAACGTCGAGTGGGTGATGGGGTTCTGCACCGAGGAGCAACACCAGGAGTTCTTGCGCACGTGTCCGTCGTTCGAACGGATGCTCGTGCGGTCGGGGATCGTCCTGCTGAAGTACTGGTTCTCGATCAGCTACGGCGAACAGGAGCGCCGTTTCAACGCCCGCAACGAAGAGCCGATCAAGCGCTGGAAGCTGTCCGACATGGACCTCGAGGAGCACCGCCACTACGTGCGCTACTCGATGGCGAAGGACACCACCTTCCAACACACCGACATCAAGCAGGCGCCCTGGTTCGTCGTGCCGTCCGACGACAAGCGGCGAGCCCGGCTCAACTGCATCAGCCACATCTTGGATTCGATCCCGTACGACGACATCGTTCCCGACCCGGTCGAGATCCCCGAGCGGCTGAACCCGCCGTACATCCGTCCGCCGATGGGCGAACAGACCTTCGTTCCGCAGCGCTACTGAACCCGATGCGATGACCGACGACGAGAGCGACGGCGGGGCGTCGGTGCCGGGTCCCGACGAGACCGAGCTCGTCGGACCGGGTCGGTATCCGTTGCGGATCCAACCGGCGGCGGCGATCATGCCGGGCGAGGCCGACGCCCGGCGGCTGCTCCGGCTGTGGTTCGTCCGGAAATCGTTCTATTGGATCTTCTTCTCGGGTTGGACCGTGGGCTCACTGGTCGCGGCAAGTCGACACGAGCAGCCCGAGTTCGATGTCCAGAACAGTCTCACGGCGGCCTGGTTCCTGGTGTTCCTCGCACTGGCGCTTCGCTTCGTCGCCAACTGGATCGCACTCGGCCTCGCCTTCCCACTCGCCCTCGCGCACGAGCCGAACCTGTCACCGCGGACCAACGTCGGTAGCGGTATCGGCAAGTTCTTCGACCGGCTCCACATCGCTCGCGCGTTTCGATCGCTGCGCTGGACGCACCACGTCCGTCAGGTCGCCCAACGCCGCCTCGGACGACGCGGTCGGCAACTCGGCAAGCTCGATCCGATCTTCGACGTCGTCAACATCGCGACCGGCGTCCTGGCGTTCGTGGCCTTGTTCTACGCCGTCTCCCGCGTGAGCACCTGACGGCGTCGAACGGCCGCCCGGTGCGTGTTGCTTCCGGGTTCGGCGTGCCGTAGATTGCCGCGCAACTGAAGGGGAGTATCCCTCGAGGCCGATCGTCAGGACGCTCCGCACGGAGCCGGTCGGGCCAGCCCAGCCAGGGCGGAGAGACCTTCAGCGCAACGACACACCGTTCGCTGAAAGGAACCCACGATGTCACCACGACCTCCCCGGTCGGCCTCACCGTCGAGCACCTCGCTCGCAGCCCCGGCCGACCCGCCACGACCCGCCGACGCGTCGGCGCCGTGGCACCGCCTCACCGCGGTGGAGACACTCACGGCCCTCGGTTCCTCGACCGACGGGCTCGACCCGGACGAAGCCGAGCGTCGCCGTGCCGAGCACGGCCCGAACCAACTGGAGGAGCGAGGCGGCACGTCGCCGTGGCGCCTCGTGTGGGAACAGCTCTCGGCCGTGATGGTGCTGATCCTGATCGGCGCCGCTCTGTTGTCGTTGGTGCTCGGCAAGTACCTGGAGGCCGGGGCGATCGGCGCGATCGTGATCCTGTTCGCGGTGCTCGGCTTCGTCCAGGAGTACCGCGCCGAGCAGGCGATCGCCGCATTGCGCCGGATGACCGTGCCGGTCGTGCGGGTGGTTCGAGGCGGCTCGCCGCGCGACCTTGCGTCGGTCGACCTCGTCCCCGGCGACGTGGTGGTGCTCGAAGCGGGCAGCGTCGTCCCGGCCGACCTCCGGCTGATCGAGTTCGCGAACCTGCGTGTGCAGGAGGCGGCGTTGACGGGCGAGTCGGACCCCGTCGACAAGCGGACCGATCCGGGCGACCGCGACGACGTGCCGCTCGGCGATCGTCGGTCGATGGCCTACTCGGGTACCCAGGTCACGTACGGGCGTGGCGTCGGCGTGGTCGTCGCAACGGGGATGGCGACCGAACTCGGCACGATCGCGTCGCTGCTGCAGGAGGTCGCTCCCGAGCGCACCCCATTGCAGGACCGGCTCGACCGGATCGGAAAGCAGCTGGCGCTGGCCGGCTTGATCGTCGCTGCGCTGGTGGTGGCGATGGGCGCGGCGGCGGGCGAGTCGGTCACGAACCTCGTGCTGACGGCGATCAGCGTGGCGGTGGCGGTGATCCCCGAGGGTCTGCCGGCCGTCGTCACGTTCACGCTGGCGGTGGGCGCTCAGCGGATGCTGCGGCGCGAGGCGCTCATCCGGAAGCTGCCGGCGGTCGAGACGCTCGGTTCGGTGACCGTGATCTGTACCGACAAGACCGGCACGCTGACGCAGAACGTGATGACGGTGACGGTGGTCGATGTCGGCGGTCAACGGGTGGCGATGGGCGAGGGCGGTCCCGACCGCTCGACGCTGCCGCAGGGCGCCGACTCGGCATTGCTGCTCACCTTGCTCGCGGGATCGCTGTGCAACGACACGTCGATCGATCGGGATGCGTTCGGCAACCCGGTCCTGCTCGGTGACCCGACGGAGACGGCCTTCGTCGCCGCGGCGCTCGCGCTCGGTGTCGACGTGGAGGAGATCCGCCGGCGAGTGCCGCGGGTCGCCGAGTTCCCGTTCGACTCGGAGCGGAAGCGGATGAGCACCGTGCACGATCCGCTGCTCAGCACGGTGCTCGAACTGACCGGTTTGCCGCAGGATGCCCCGCTCGTGTTCGCGAAGGGGTCGGTCGACGGGCTGCTGGAACGCTCGACCGGCGCGTTCGACGGCGGACGGCTGGTCGATCTCGACGAGGCGGTGCGGACTCGCATCACCACGGCCGACGACCGACTCGCGAGCGACGGCATGCGCGTGCTC contains:
- a CDS encoding ABC transporter substrate-binding protein codes for the protein MTRRGRRWTLLVVALTASTLLLWQCTSAFDAEPDTEAIGVFGPWLNEDADAFAAVLTDFTERTGIDVNYTGSSDFDSDLRQRVTRGLDMPDVAVIPQPGLIAELFVRGQIVPLSEPTIVEIVENYPFSTEEISVDGTAFLAPYRTNVKSLVWYRPDVFADNGWTVPDTLDGLHELVDEIQTTDIAPWCFSIESGASTGWAVSDWIEDLLLRRAGPDVYEQWMLSQLPFTDDAVAAAVDEFDDLVLAPGRTVGGAQRVLGESVEDASGPMFDTEPGCALYRQANFATAWFPDDVVAGDQVDFFVLPGVEGDPPLLRGGGGLIQFSDRAEVNDLMTFLASVDGARAWLERGGYLSGRDTLTVDDHAEEDRPFAQLLLDAEVQRFDASDTFQSELRDTWLSSLTALITETGRLDGIAGLDDLLVEVDEVRREVVDQVAIAAAARADELETGSGTDTATTNTDTTDNTEEEAP
- a CDS encoding DUF389 domain-containing protein; this encodes MATEPTTDQPADGPAAATGSMTALGTIAQWVDSVLPAEPTADARDAIDELIPTGDGQREYVFRFSALICLSAWIASFGLLADSGAVVIGAMLVAPLMTPIMGAAAAVVTADNRRLLRAMIIIALGTTLAIAVGWATSLIAGGSVIDVRALPGEIRGRTFPGLLDLGVAISAGAAAGYIQPRRSAIAALPGVGIAVALVPPLATVGITAELGLGEESRNAFLLYLTNLAAIIFAAGLVLLLSGFRPHQRHGRGALRKRLFVTTLAVLVVAIPLFRHTRSVIRDLRLESAVVQSVEVWDPDARIVEIRADIAGDEADIELVIVSQGEAEPAWALAELIRDRFDGPVALSVLYQGDEHFVVNAR
- the ppk2 gene encoding polyphosphate kinase 2, encoding MSHEFDDGHTIGDLGTPAGAKHYDADGHLKRHYYEKELRRLQTELVKLQYWVQHAGLRVLIIFEGRGSAGKGGVIKRINERTSPRIVRTVALPKPTEREQTQWYFQRYVPHLPSGGEIVLFDRSWYNRSNVEWVMGFCTEEQHQEFLRTCPSFERMLVRSGIVLLKYWFSISYGEQERRFNARNEEPIKRWKLSDMDLEEHRHYVRYSMAKDTTFQHTDIKQAPWFVVPSDDKRRARLNCISHILDSIPYDDIVPDPVEIPERLNPPYIRPPMGEQTFVPQRY
- a CDS encoding cation-translocating P-type ATPase, which encodes MSPRPPRSASPSSTSLAAPADPPRPADASAPWHRLTAVETLTALGSSTDGLDPDEAERRRAEHGPNQLEERGGTSPWRLVWEQLSAVMVLILIGAALLSLVLGKYLEAGAIGAIVILFAVLGFVQEYRAEQAIAALRRMTVPVVRVVRGGSPRDLASVDLVPGDVVVLEAGSVVPADLRLIEFANLRVQEAALTGESDPVDKRTDPGDRDDVPLGDRRSMAYSGTQVTYGRGVGVVVATGMATELGTIASLLQEVAPERTPLQDRLDRIGKQLALAGLIVAALVVAMGAAAGESVTNLVLTAISVAVAVIPEGLPAVVTFTLAVGAQRMLRREALIRKLPAVETLGSVTVICTDKTGTLTQNVMTVTVVDVGGQRVAMGEGGPDRSTLPQGADSALLLTLLAGSLCNDTSIDRDAFGNPVLLGDPTETAFVAAALALGVDVEEIRRRVPRVAEFPFDSERKRMSTVHDPLLSTVLELTGLPQDAPLVFAKGSVDGLLERSTGAFDGGRLVDLDEAVRTRITTADDRLASDGMRVLGVAYRRLPEEVDLADVEAVEGDLVFVGLVGMIDPPRDEVRDAVATCRAAGIRPVMITGDHPLTARAIARDLGISDGERALTGPELDRLTADQFAAAVGVVPVFARVSPEHKLRIVEQLQSQGQVVAMTGDGVNDAPALKRADIGVAMGITGTDVSKEAAEMVLRDDNFATIVAAVEEGRVIYDNLRRFVAFAVAGNLGKIIVMLGWPVPFLLAGGEFETAIALLPLQLLWLNLMTDGLLGFAMGVEPAAPGVMQRPPHRPGAGLWSGGAGWRTAWIGSVIGVVSLGVGFAYHAADRVEWQTMVFTTLAFMQIFQAIGARSERESLRAIGLTSNRVMVGVVGAVAALQLAAIYTPLRTFLDLEPLSTFDLAVPVSLGAALLVVIETTKRFARRGQAPG